A single genomic interval of Nocardioides nitrophenolicus harbors:
- a CDS encoding MMPL family transporter has translation MSFSLSAVPTRAARWSATHPWRAIGAWLAFVAIAVALAATVSTNEVEDADYRIGESGRAEALVERAGLDAPPSESVLVRARSGELDPAAGRAATAELADRMRTVPGVADVGDVVPSADGTALLVPVELTSDEIDAAPLLAATAAVQRAHPDLEVAQAGDVTIDEAINERVGEDLHSAEFISLPITLVLMLLAFGALIAAGLPVLLAATSVAATIGISAPISWLVPAESTVLSMIVLIGMAVGVDYSLFYLKRERQERAAGRTTLDAVAIAAETSGHAILVSGGAVIAALAGLFVLSDVTFDSLATGAILVVAVAVLGSITVLPALLVKLGRWADRPRLPLLWRLTRRVPSGTVSGRVLGPVVRHPVVALVVSAAGLLALAVPALGMKTHQASIETLPADIPAVQTLRAITQEFPAEGTAAQVVVTGVSSGAARPALEHLVAAAGGAGFATDGVQVRTSADGDTSVVDLPLPYEEADDRATAAIERLRATLAPDALDRLGPDGSWAVGGGAAESLDRNDLREQRMPWLLGFVLLLTMVMMVLAFRSVLLGLVSTVLNLASVGVAFGLLSIVFQHGVGADLLDFTSPGFVIEWIPIFVLVVLVGLSMDYHVFVLSRIRELVDRGLPARDAVHRGIADTAGVITSAAAVMVSVFAIFATLSMMEMKMMGVGLAAAILIDATVIRLVVLPAVLVLLGERAWPRRARPAAVVPAREAALVS, from the coding sequence ATGTCGTTCTCATTGAGCGCGGTGCCGACCCGCGCCGCCCGCTGGAGCGCCACCCACCCGTGGCGCGCGATCGGCGCCTGGCTGGCGTTCGTCGCGATCGCCGTCGCCCTCGCCGCCACCGTGTCGACCAACGAGGTCGAGGACGCCGACTACCGGATCGGTGAGTCCGGCCGCGCCGAGGCGCTGGTCGAGCGGGCCGGCCTGGACGCGCCGCCCTCCGAGAGCGTGCTGGTCCGGGCCCGGTCCGGCGAGCTGGACCCGGCGGCGGGCCGGGCCGCGACGGCCGAGCTCGCCGACCGGATGCGCACCGTGCCGGGCGTGGCCGACGTCGGCGACGTCGTACCGAGCGCGGACGGGACGGCCCTGCTCGTCCCGGTCGAGCTGACCTCCGACGAGATCGACGCCGCTCCCCTGCTCGCCGCGACCGCCGCCGTCCAGCGGGCCCATCCGGACCTCGAGGTCGCCCAGGCCGGCGACGTCACCATCGACGAGGCGATCAACGAGCGGGTCGGCGAGGACCTGCACTCGGCGGAGTTCATCAGCCTGCCGATCACGCTGGTGCTGATGCTGCTGGCGTTCGGGGCCCTGATCGCGGCCGGGCTGCCGGTGCTGCTCGCCGCCACCAGCGTGGCCGCGACGATCGGCATCAGCGCACCCATCTCGTGGCTGGTGCCGGCCGAGTCGACGGTGCTGAGCATGATCGTGCTGATCGGCATGGCGGTCGGCGTCGACTACTCGCTGTTCTACCTCAAGCGGGAGCGCCAGGAGCGGGCCGCCGGCCGGACGACGCTCGACGCGGTCGCCATCGCCGCCGAGACCTCGGGGCACGCCATCCTGGTCTCCGGTGGCGCCGTGATCGCCGCCCTGGCCGGGCTGTTCGTGCTCTCCGACGTCACCTTCGACTCCCTGGCCACCGGCGCCATCCTGGTCGTCGCGGTCGCGGTCCTCGGCTCGATCACCGTGCTGCCGGCGCTGCTGGTCAAGCTCGGGCGCTGGGCGGACCGGCCGCGGCTGCCGTTGCTGTGGCGGCTCACCCGCCGGGTTCCGTCGGGCACGGTCAGCGGCCGGGTCCTCGGCCCGGTGGTGCGGCATCCCGTGGTCGCCCTGGTCGTCTCCGCCGCCGGGCTGCTCGCGCTCGCCGTACCCGCCCTCGGGATGAAGACCCACCAGGCCAGCATCGAGACCCTGCCCGCCGACATCCCCGCCGTGCAGACGCTGCGGGCGATCACGCAGGAGTTCCCCGCGGAGGGCACCGCCGCCCAGGTCGTCGTCACCGGCGTGTCGTCGGGTGCGGCGCGGCCCGCACTGGAGCACCTGGTCGCCGCGGCCGGCGGCGCCGGCTTCGCGACCGACGGGGTCCAGGTGCGCACCTCCGCCGACGGCGATACGTCGGTCGTCGACCTGCCGCTGCCCTACGAGGAGGCCGACGACCGCGCCACCGCGGCGATCGAGCGGCTGCGCGCCACGCTCGCGCCGGACGCGCTGGACCGGCTCGGCCCCGACGGCTCGTGGGCGGTCGGGGGCGGCGCGGCCGAGTCGCTGGACCGCAACGACCTGCGGGAGCAGCGGATGCCGTGGCTGCTGGGCTTCGTGTTGCTGCTGACCATGGTGATGATGGTCCTGGCCTTCCGCAGCGTGCTGCTCGGCCTGGTGTCCACGGTGCTCAACCTGGCCTCGGTCGGCGTGGCCTTCGGGCTGCTGTCGATCGTGTTCCAGCACGGCGTCGGCGCGGACCTGCTCGACTTCACCAGCCCCGGCTTCGTGATCGAGTGGATCCCGATCTTCGTGCTCGTCGTCCTCGTCGGGCTGTCCATGGACTACCACGTCTTCGTCCTCAGCCGGATCCGCGAGCTCGTCGACCGCGGCCTGCCCGCCCGCGACGCCGTCCACCGCGGCATCGCCGACACCGCCGGCGTGATCACCAGCGCCGCCGCGGTGATGGTGTCGGTGTTCGCCATCTTCGCGACGCTGTCGATGATGGAGATGAAGATGATGGGCGTCGGGCTCGCCGCCGCGATCCTCATCGACGCCACGGTGATCCGGCTGGTGGTGCTCCCGGCGGTGCTGGTGCTGCTGGGCGAGCGGGCCTGGCCCCGGCGGGCCCGGCCGGCGGCCGTCGTACCGGCGCGGGAGGCGGCGCTGGTCAGCTGA
- a CDS encoding FAD-dependent monooxygenase produces MQFYRDGYRPGDPDLLPAAPGAAERAGSLPPEVDVLIVGTGPAGTVLGAQLAAFPSIRTAVVERREGPLQVGQADGVACRTVEMFQAFGLAEALLREAYWVNEVRFWGPSEADRSRIARTGWVEDTPAGLSEFPHVIVNQARMQQFLLDHMARSASRLEPAYGLELVTLDVGAGEHPVTVTLRRADGSQETVRARYVVGCDGARSAVRRAIGLELRGDAANHAWGVLDVLATTDFPDWRTKNVVQSDGKGSLLMIPREGGTMVRCYVDLGEVPADDAGRVRATTVERLVEITNDILHPYSVDVRSVAWSSVYEVGQRLADRFDDAEGSAQPRVFIAGDACHTHSAKAGQGMNVSMQDAFNLGWKLAAVLEGRSDADLLRTYSAERQAVAQDLIDFDRFWSDFIAQPVVDESHPELGGITAEQMRTQFARQGRYTAGLATTYAPSAIVGDDSHQALAKGFEVGTRFHSAPVIRLADARPLQLGHAQRADGRWRIFAFGGATHDGLLDLATWLGDSPDSPLARFTPAGADLDSVIDVHGVFRCGHHDLDPSDLPAVLLPRTGPLGLQDWEKAWAVDAREDVFAARGIDPEGALVVVRPDQYVAHVLPLTAREELTRFFGGFLRSR; encoded by the coding sequence ATGCAGTTCTACCGAGACGGCTATCGGCCGGGAGATCCCGACCTCCTCCCGGCCGCGCCCGGCGCGGCGGAGCGGGCCGGGAGCCTGCCCCCCGAGGTCGACGTGCTCATCGTCGGCACCGGACCCGCCGGCACCGTCCTCGGCGCCCAGCTCGCGGCCTTCCCGTCGATCCGCACCGCCGTCGTGGAGCGACGCGAGGGTCCGCTCCAGGTCGGCCAGGCGGACGGCGTGGCCTGCCGCACCGTGGAGATGTTCCAGGCCTTCGGGCTCGCCGAGGCGCTGCTGCGCGAGGCGTACTGGGTCAACGAGGTCCGGTTCTGGGGCCCCTCCGAGGCCGACCGGTCCCGCATCGCCCGCACCGGCTGGGTCGAGGACACCCCGGCCGGGTTGAGCGAGTTCCCCCACGTCATCGTCAACCAGGCCCGGATGCAGCAGTTCCTCCTCGACCACATGGCACGCTCCGCGAGCCGACTCGAGCCGGCGTACGGACTCGAGCTGGTGACCCTCGACGTCGGCGCGGGCGAGCACCCGGTGACGGTGACCCTGCGTCGCGCGGACGGCTCGCAGGAGACCGTGCGGGCGCGCTACGTGGTGGGCTGCGACGGCGCCCGCAGCGCGGTACGCCGGGCGATCGGCCTGGAGCTGCGCGGTGACGCCGCGAACCACGCGTGGGGCGTGCTGGACGTGCTCGCGACCACCGACTTCCCGGACTGGCGCACCAAGAACGTGGTCCAGTCCGACGGCAAGGGCAGCCTGCTGATGATCCCGCGCGAGGGCGGCACCATGGTGCGCTGCTATGTCGACCTCGGCGAGGTCCCGGCCGACGACGCCGGCCGGGTCCGCGCCACCACGGTCGAGCGGCTGGTCGAGATCACCAACGACATCCTGCACCCCTACTCGGTCGACGTGCGCTCAGTCGCGTGGTCCTCGGTCTACGAGGTCGGGCAGCGGCTGGCCGACCGGTTCGACGACGCCGAGGGCTCCGCGCAGCCGCGGGTCTTCATCGCCGGCGACGCCTGCCACACCCACTCCGCGAAGGCCGGCCAGGGCATGAACGTCTCGATGCAGGACGCCTTCAACCTTGGCTGGAAGCTGGCCGCCGTCCTCGAGGGGCGCTCGGACGCCGACCTGCTGCGCACCTACTCCGCCGAGCGCCAGGCCGTCGCCCAGGACCTGATCGACTTCGACCGCTTCTGGTCCGACTTCATCGCCCAGCCCGTCGTCGACGAGTCCCACCCCGAGCTCGGTGGCATCACCGCCGAGCAGATGCGGACCCAGTTCGCCCGCCAGGGCCGCTACACCGCGGGCCTCGCCACGACGTACGCACCGTCGGCGATCGTCGGCGACGACTCCCACCAGGCGCTGGCCAAGGGCTTCGAGGTCGGCACCCGCTTCCACTCCGCTCCGGTGATCCGGCTCGCCGACGCCCGGCCGCTCCAGCTCGGGCACGCCCAGCGCGCCGACGGCCGCTGGCGGATCTTCGCCTTCGGCGGTGCCACCCACGACGGCCTGCTGGACCTGGCCACCTGGCTCGGCGACTCTCCCGACTCCCCGCTCGCCCGGTTCACCCCCGCCGGCGCCGACCTCGACAGCGTGATCGACGTGCACGGCGTCTTCCGCTGCGGCCACCACGACCTCGACCCGTCCGACCTGCCGGCGGTGCTGCTGCCCCGCACCGGCCCGCTGGGCCTGCAGGACTGGGAGAAGGCGTGGGCGGTGGACGCCCGGGAGGATGTGTTCGCGGCCCGCGGCATCGACCCCGAGGGCGCGCTCGTGGTCGTCCGCCCGGACCAGTACGTCGCGCACGTGCTCCCGCTCACCGCGCGGGAGGAGCTGACCCGGTTCTTCGGGGGCTTCCTCAGGAGCCGGTGA
- a CDS encoding NAD-dependent succinate-semialdehyde dehydrogenase, giving the protein MTTAETVAPQGLSAAADVPTGLHIDGAWSDPGGSFEVTDPATGLVIARMADAGADETRAALDAAVRAQQDWAHWAPRARADLFHHAYALLRERRERFARVMTAESGKPLSESRAEFDLSAGFFLWYAEQITHLHGTWAHGSNGGYRVVTTHQPVGPCLLITPWNFPLLMSARKAGAALAAGCTVVMKTAQETPLTGALFTQTLVDAGFPAGVVNLLHTTRSATVSETALADRRLRKISFTGSTGVGSLLLQQAAPNVVNASMELGGDGPFLVLDDADVDLAVEHALICKFRNAGQACVAANRIILHEAIADEFTEKFVAGARDLRVGNGFDEDTEVGPIISGRQRDRVVDLVDRFRGIGADVLTGGRPAPGDGYFYEPTVMALASRDHELCTEELFAPLAALYRVGSVREALDFANDTTYGLAAYLFTRDLDRAVSIAEHLEFGMVGINRGIMADPVASFGGVKASGLGREGGPDGIHEFLEPKYLAITVDESKDGLR; this is encoded by the coding sequence ATGACCACTGCCGAGACCGTGGCACCGCAGGGACTGTCGGCCGCCGCGGACGTGCCGACCGGCCTCCACATCGACGGCGCCTGGAGCGACCCGGGCGGCTCGTTCGAGGTGACCGACCCCGCCACCGGGCTGGTCATCGCCCGGATGGCCGACGCGGGTGCGGACGAGACCCGCGCCGCCCTGGACGCGGCCGTGCGCGCCCAGCAGGATTGGGCGCACTGGGCGCCGCGGGCGCGGGCGGACCTGTTCCACCACGCGTACGCTCTGCTGCGCGAGCGCCGGGAGCGGTTCGCCCGGGTGATGACGGCCGAGAGCGGGAAGCCGCTCAGCGAGTCCCGGGCCGAGTTCGACCTCTCGGCCGGCTTCTTCCTCTGGTACGCCGAGCAGATCACCCACCTGCACGGCACCTGGGCGCACGGCTCGAACGGCGGCTACCGCGTGGTCACCACCCATCAGCCGGTCGGGCCCTGCCTGCTCATCACCCCGTGGAACTTCCCGCTGCTGATGTCGGCCCGCAAGGCCGGCGCGGCCCTCGCGGCCGGTTGCACCGTGGTGATGAAGACGGCGCAGGAGACGCCGCTCACCGGGGCGCTGTTCACGCAGACCCTGGTGGACGCGGGCTTCCCGGCCGGCGTGGTGAACCTGCTGCACACGACGCGTTCCGCGACGGTCTCGGAGACCGCCCTCGCCGACCGCCGGCTGCGCAAGATCAGCTTCACCGGCTCCACCGGCGTCGGCAGCCTGCTCCTCCAGCAGGCCGCCCCGAACGTCGTCAACGCGTCGATGGAGCTGGGCGGCGACGGTCCCTTCCTGGTGCTGGACGACGCCGACGTGGACCTGGCCGTCGAGCACGCGCTGATCTGCAAGTTCCGCAACGCCGGGCAGGCCTGCGTCGCGGCCAACCGGATCATCCTGCACGAGGCGATCGCCGACGAGTTCACCGAGAAGTTCGTCGCCGGCGCCCGCGACCTCCGGGTCGGCAACGGGTTCGACGAGGACACCGAGGTCGGTCCGATCATCAGCGGCCGCCAGCGCGACCGGGTGGTCGACCTGGTCGACCGGTTCCGGGGGATCGGCGCCGACGTGCTGACCGGCGGCCGGCCGGCCCCGGGCGACGGCTACTTCTACGAGCCGACCGTGATGGCGCTCGCCAGCCGCGACCACGAGCTGTGCACCGAGGAGCTGTTCGCCCCCCTGGCCGCCCTCTACCGCGTGGGCAGCGTCCGGGAGGCGCTGGACTTCGCCAACGACACGACCTACGGACTCGCGGCGTACCTGTTCACCCGCGACCTGGACCGTGCGGTGAGCATCGCCGAGCACCTCGAGTTCGGCATGGTCGGCATCAACCGCGGGATCATGGCCGACCCGGTCGCGTCGTTCGGTGGCGTGAAGGCGTCCGGTCTCGGCCGCGAGGGCGGGCCCGACGGCATCCACGAGTTCCTGGAGCCCAAGTACCTCGCGATCACCGTCGACGAGTCCAAGGACGGCCTGCGATGA
- a CDS encoding IclR family transcriptional regulator: MKNRPSYAIESVDNALLLAQLLVLEGPMRVTDAAARLGVSPSTAHRLLAMLVYRDFAEQDADKRYRAGPLLHGSTTAVPLSALRQAALPHLQRLVDRTSESANLLVLTGGEARFVHTVECEQPLRVGDRTGKALPAHVSSAGKAMLSVLDDDALAAVLAGLEPTERTKVRRALRAVRQNGFALNNEQTETGLSAIGVPVRWADGMVAGISLALPTARFSRDRVPGWVHELHRCARGIERALSSS, from the coding sequence ATGAAGAACCGGCCGTCGTACGCCATCGAGTCGGTCGACAACGCGCTGCTGCTCGCCCAGCTGCTCGTGCTCGAGGGGCCGATGCGGGTCACCGACGCCGCGGCCCGGCTCGGCGTCTCGCCCTCCACCGCGCACCGGCTCCTCGCGATGCTGGTCTACCGCGACTTCGCCGAGCAGGACGCCGACAAGCGCTACCGGGCCGGACCGCTGCTCCACGGCTCGACCACGGCGGTGCCGCTCTCGGCGCTGCGCCAGGCCGCACTGCCCCACCTGCAGCGGCTGGTCGACCGCACGAGCGAGTCGGCCAACCTGCTGGTGCTGACCGGCGGCGAGGCACGCTTCGTGCACACCGTCGAGTGCGAGCAGCCGCTGCGCGTCGGGGACCGCACCGGCAAGGCGCTGCCCGCCCACGTGAGCAGCGCCGGCAAGGCGATGCTGTCGGTCCTCGACGACGACGCGCTGGCGGCGGTGCTCGCCGGCCTGGAGCCGACCGAGCGGACCAAGGTACGCCGAGCCCTGCGCGCGGTGCGCCAGAACGGGTTCGCGCTCAACAACGAGCAGACCGAGACCGGGCTCTCGGCGATCGGCGTACCGGTGCGGTGGGCGGACGGGATGGTGGCCGGCATCTCGCTGGCGCTGCCGACCGCGCGCTTCTCCCGGGACCGGGTGCCGGGCTGGGTGCACGAGCTGCACCGCTGCGCCCGCGGGATCGAACGGGCGCTCAGCTCGTCGTGA
- a CDS encoding response regulator, producing MRIVLAEDHALLRAGLSQLLEAKGFEVVAAVDNLTELERALDDPSAEAAVVDVRMPPSFTDEGLRAAIAVRARRPGFPVLVLSQYVEQLYARELLASGEGAVGYLLKDRVSDVGEFVDALHRVAAGGTVLDPSVVAAVLDRRKDTPVDRLTEREREVLALMAEGRANAGIAQALVVTEKAVAKHINSIFAKLDLPADTDDHRRVRAVLEWLRF from the coding sequence GTGCGCATCGTCCTCGCCGAAGACCACGCGCTCCTGAGAGCAGGCCTCAGCCAGCTCCTGGAGGCCAAGGGCTTCGAGGTGGTGGCCGCCGTCGACAACCTCACCGAGCTCGAGCGCGCGCTCGACGACCCGAGCGCCGAGGCGGCGGTGGTCGACGTACGGATGCCGCCGTCGTTCACCGACGAGGGCCTGCGCGCCGCCATCGCCGTCCGGGCCCGCCGCCCCGGCTTCCCGGTCCTCGTGCTCTCGCAGTACGTCGAGCAGCTCTACGCCCGCGAGCTGCTCGCCAGCGGCGAGGGCGCCGTCGGCTACCTCCTCAAGGACCGGGTCTCCGACGTCGGCGAGTTCGTCGACGCCCTGCACCGGGTCGCCGCCGGCGGCACCGTCCTCGACCCCTCCGTCGTCGCGGCGGTCCTCGACCGTCGCAAGGACACCCCCGTCGACCGGCTGACCGAGCGCGAGCGCGAGGTGCTCGCGCTGATGGCCGAGGGCCGCGCCAACGCCGGGATCGCCCAGGCGCTGGTCGTCACCGAGAAGGCGGTCGCCAAGCACATCAACAGCATCTTCGCCAAGCTCGACCTGCCCGCCGACACCGACGACCACCGGCGGGTGCGCGCGGTGCTGGAGTGGCTTCGCTTCTAG
- a CDS encoding sensor histidine kinase → MQPVPTRPAGPLKVTGVALAQVLLFVPVILVFVLIVVSSVLTVVWVGMLLLLGALPLGRLIADAHRRMAAAVTGEPVPAPYLPLPPGPLRALRARALDPASWRDLLWMLWAMTGGFVLSLLVFLLMIAVVTLPLWRYGAVPLMRARSWVDRAILSPGRTEALERRVHDLTASRAVVVDHSAAELRRIERDLHDGPQARLAAVSLSLGLADDLFETDPAAARRLLNEARGTSSTALGELRDVVRGIHPPVLADRGLTGAVSALALDMAVPVELALEVPERLPAPVESAVYFAVAECLANTAKHAGAAQSWVTLHHDGALLRAEVGDDGRGGADLRSGSGLPGVAARLAAFDGILSVSSPTGGPTVVTWEIPCASSSPKTTRS, encoded by the coding sequence GTGCAGCCCGTCCCGACCCGACCCGCCGGCCCGCTCAAGGTCACCGGTGTCGCGCTCGCCCAGGTGCTGCTGTTCGTGCCGGTGATCCTGGTCTTCGTGCTCATCGTGGTGAGCAGCGTGCTCACCGTGGTCTGGGTCGGGATGCTGCTCCTGCTCGGCGCGCTGCCGCTCGGCCGGCTGATCGCCGACGCCCACCGGCGGATGGCCGCGGCGGTCACGGGCGAGCCGGTGCCGGCGCCGTACCTGCCGCTGCCGCCCGGCCCACTGCGCGCGCTGCGTGCCCGGGCCCTCGACCCGGCCAGCTGGCGGGACCTGCTGTGGATGCTGTGGGCGATGACCGGCGGCTTCGTGCTGTCGCTCCTGGTGTTCCTGCTGATGATCGCGGTGGTCACCCTGCCGCTGTGGCGCTACGGCGCCGTCCCGCTGATGCGCGCCCGCTCCTGGGTCGACCGCGCGATCCTCTCGCCGGGCCGCACCGAGGCGCTGGAGCGCCGGGTCCACGACCTCACCGCCTCCCGCGCCGTCGTCGTCGACCACTCCGCCGCCGAGCTGCGCCGCATCGAGCGTGACCTGCACGACGGCCCCCAGGCCCGGCTCGCCGCGGTGTCGCTCAGCCTCGGACTGGCCGACGACCTGTTCGAGACCGACCCGGCGGCCGCGCGCCGGCTGCTCAACGAGGCCCGGGGTACGTCGTCCACCGCGCTCGGCGAGCTGCGCGACGTGGTCCGCGGCATCCACCCGCCGGTGCTCGCCGACCGCGGCCTGACCGGCGCGGTATCCGCGCTGGCGCTGGACATGGCGGTGCCGGTCGAGCTCGCGCTCGAGGTACCGGAGCGGTTGCCGGCGCCGGTCGAGTCGGCGGTCTACTTCGCGGTCGCGGAGTGCCTGGCCAACACCGCCAAGCACGCCGGCGCCGCGCAGTCCTGGGTGACCCTGCACCACGACGGCGCCCTGCTGCGCGCCGAGGTCGGCGACGACGGCCGCGGCGGCGCCGACCTGCGCTCCGGCTCCGGTCTGCCGGGGGTGGCTGCCCGGCTCGCGGCCTTCGACGGCATCCTGTCGGTGTCCAGTCCCACCGGGGGACCGACCGTCGTGACCTGGGAGATCCCGTGCGCATCGTCCTCGCCGAAGACCACGCGCTCCTGA
- a CDS encoding iron-containing alcohol dehydrogenase has product MSAPVRTTNDLRLGLLRQPGTVLFGPGQRHHLARLLPAYGGRALFCTDERMAADPVYRELVAGVEEAGTKVTTYAKVEPDLPRQNLEAVARAHDGDEFDVVVAVGGGSVLDFAKVAAILLAQGGDVAALYGENVVPAAGLPLVTLPTTGGTGAEATCISVVYDDERSMKVGIASAWLEAAATIIDPEFTLTCPPSLTTATAADALTHLVEAFTARAKNPTSADLDAHLYAGKNLLADTWARQGLRLVRDAFPRMAADPADLGARSDTMLAAFSAGLAINTAGTAAAHAIQSPIGALTHSAHGLGVGALLPYVLRFNLPTRIEELAEVADLIGVAPAGGSAEAAAHAAVEGIESLLATIGCPLDLAALGLRPEHVEQVADQAMLATRLTANNPRELERADVVRILERGIAGDRSWWT; this is encoded by the coding sequence ATGAGCGCGCCGGTCCGGACCACGAACGACCTGCGACTGGGCCTGCTCCGGCAGCCGGGCACCGTCCTGTTCGGTCCCGGGCAGCGGCACCACCTGGCCCGGCTGCTGCCGGCGTACGGCGGCCGGGCGCTGTTCTGCACCGACGAGCGGATGGCCGCCGATCCGGTCTACCGGGAGCTGGTCGCCGGCGTCGAGGAGGCCGGCACCAAGGTGACCACCTACGCGAAGGTCGAGCCGGACCTGCCCCGGCAGAACCTCGAGGCGGTGGCTCGCGCCCACGACGGCGACGAGTTCGACGTGGTCGTGGCGGTGGGCGGTGGGAGCGTCCTCGACTTCGCGAAGGTCGCCGCGATCCTGCTCGCGCAAGGCGGCGACGTCGCCGCGCTGTACGGCGAGAACGTCGTGCCGGCCGCGGGCCTGCCGCTCGTCACGCTGCCGACGACCGGTGGCACCGGCGCCGAGGCCACTTGCATCTCGGTGGTCTACGACGACGAGCGAAGCATGAAGGTCGGCATCGCGAGCGCGTGGCTCGAGGCGGCGGCCACCATCATCGATCCCGAGTTCACCCTCACCTGCCCACCCTCGCTGACCACGGCGACGGCCGCCGATGCGCTCACCCACCTGGTCGAGGCGTTCACCGCGCGGGCCAAGAACCCGACCAGCGCGGATCTCGACGCCCACCTGTACGCCGGCAAGAACCTGCTGGCCGACACCTGGGCACGTCAGGGGCTGCGGCTGGTGCGCGACGCGTTCCCGCGGATGGCGGCCGATCCCGCCGACCTCGGCGCGCGGTCGGACACCATGCTCGCGGCGTTCTCGGCGGGACTCGCGATCAACACCGCCGGGACGGCGGCCGCGCACGCGATCCAGTCGCCGATCGGCGCCCTCACCCACAGCGCGCACGGCCTGGGGGTCGGCGCGCTGCTGCCCTACGTGCTGCGCTTCAACCTGCCGACCCGGATCGAGGAGCTCGCCGAGGTCGCCGACCTGATCGGGGTGGCCCCCGCCGGCGGCTCGGCCGAGGCGGCGGCGCACGCCGCCGTGGAGGGCATCGAGTCGCTGCTCGCCACGATCGGCTGCCCGCTCGACCTGGCCGCCCTCGGCCTGCGCCCCGAGCACGTCGAGCAGGTCGCGGACCAGGCCATGCTCGCGACCCGGCTGACCGCCAACAACCCGCGCGAGCTCGAGCGGGCCGACGTCGTGCGGATCCTCGAGCGCGGGATCGCCGGCGACCGGAGCTGGTGGACATGA
- a CDS encoding 3-hydroxyacyl-CoA dehydrogenase, whose translation MTIGIAGAGSIGVAMAVVFARAGQDVRCWDPFPDACHRAATELDDRLDRLHRGGLLDEDPAAVAGRVSFVGRLEVAVEDADLVQECAPERLDVKQALYARLAELTGAGVPLASSSSALRAGLLAEGNGAADRILVAHPANPPYLLPVIELVPSTATDPSITRAAAELYAGAGLHPIALHREVEGFVFNRLQGAVLREAYCLVRDGVVDVADLDAVVTLGLGRRWSVIGPFETVDLNTRGGIEAHAEKMGPAYERMGRERGQHDPWTPDLVATVAAQRRALLPLEEWDRRVAWRDERLIERARADAVEPVPSAVS comes from the coding sequence ATGACCATCGGCATCGCCGGCGCGGGCTCGATCGGCGTCGCCATGGCGGTGGTGTTCGCCCGCGCCGGCCAGGACGTACGGTGCTGGGACCCGTTCCCGGACGCCTGCCACCGGGCGGCCACCGAGCTCGACGACCGGCTGGACCGGCTGCACCGGGGCGGCCTGCTCGACGAGGACCCGGCGGCCGTCGCCGGCCGGGTCTCGTTCGTGGGCCGGCTCGAGGTCGCCGTCGAGGACGCCGACCTGGTCCAGGAGTGCGCGCCCGAGCGCCTCGACGTCAAGCAGGCGCTGTACGCCCGGCTGGCCGAGCTCACCGGTGCCGGCGTGCCCCTCGCCAGCTCCAGCTCGGCGCTGCGGGCCGGCCTGCTCGCCGAAGGCAACGGCGCCGCGGACCGCATCCTGGTCGCGCACCCGGCCAACCCGCCGTACCTGCTGCCCGTCATCGAGCTGGTGCCGAGCACCGCGACGGATCCCTCGATCACCCGGGCCGCCGCCGAGCTGTACGCCGGGGCCGGGCTGCACCCGATCGCCCTGCACCGCGAGGTCGAGGGCTTCGTCTTCAACCGGCTACAGGGCGCGGTGCTGCGGGAGGCCTACTGCCTGGTCCGCGACGGCGTGGTCGACGTCGCCGACCTGGACGCCGTGGTCACCCTCGGGCTGGGCCGGCGCTGGAGCGTCATCGGGCCGTTCGAGACCGTCGACCTGAACACCCGCGGCGGGATCGAGGCGCACGCCGAGAAGATGGGTCCGGCCTACGAGCGGATGGGGCGCGAGCGCGGTCAGCACGACCCGTGGACGCCCGACCTGGTCGCCACGGTGGCGGCCCAGCGCCGCGCGCTGCTGCCGCTCGAGGAGTGGGACCGGCGCGTGGCGTGGCGCGACGAGCGGCTGATCGAGCGGGCCCGGGCGGACGCGGTCGAGCCGGTCCCGTCGGCCGTCTCCTAG